The Sorghum bicolor cultivar BTx623 chromosome 6, Sorghum_bicolor_NCBIv3, whole genome shotgun sequence genome contains the following window.
TAGAGCATTCCAAAGTGTATCCAATATGGACTCTCTCGTCGGGACCTTAATTATAGTGAATGATATATCTATTTCGATCGTCTCGACAAGTGCTTCGTAATGATGTGCTCTAATTcatcatttgagatgcttttatTATAGAATATCTATTATCTGCAAAACAAGTGATAACACTAAAACTCATggaactaattaggtttaaatcaAATCAAAAGACGCTTTGGTTCATTTTAATTGGTTCTTAGGCATTAGTTGACACTTTATAATTGGAGTTAATTACTGTCAATAATGTCCTAAGTCTGTATATGTATTTATAGCTCTATGGTGGTAATCTTTATACACTTTTCTATATGTTAGAATATCTCTCATATTTATCTATTCTCATATATTTCTCATTACACAAAATCTCAAGATGTGGTGTTCCATGTAGAATATTGTTTTGCTAGATATTTCTCATGCAAAATATCTAGACATAGAGTATTATAGTGTCTAAAGTAGGATAATTACTCCAATATATTTTAAAGGTTTCTCATGTGTAAGTTTTCTATTCCATAGaactaggtgaattccccgcgtgttgctgcgggattttcttaaagtaaattattatatacatagcattactatatggtattaagtatattatatatgtatacatatatatgaatttgacttgcatgtattttattgtattagatctagtaaaaaattgctaagctaaaagaagaaaaactattatttggttacattatagagaaattggtgatgaaacaaatagtgtatgtatatgacttgtatgttaatagattaaagatttaaagtatttcacatgatatagatgacatggtcattttttgtaattagtatgtgatgacatggacttagtgggcaatgatgtggacaccttgcatgaatagatagaacatttagtgggtcacttagtggggaatgacgTGGACACCTtacatgaagagagaattcacctagtggggtttagctttataagagtataagatACTTATACTCTTataaggcattgtttagatgcgatttttttggatttcactactgtagcactttcgttagtttgtgataaatattgtcaaattatggactaactaggatcaaaagattcgtctcgtgatttacatacaaactgtgtaattagtttttattttcgtctatatttagtgcttcatgcatgtgccacaagattcgatgtgacggggaatcttgaaaactttttggattttggtgggaactaaacaaggactaaagctaaaccccactagagaattctctcaacatgcaagctatccacatcAACAATCCACTAGAACTTGCAATTGCAATTATAGCCAACTAGCACATATAATTATGATAGTTATATCTCTTCATCCACTAACATGCATTTAGTTGGCCAGCCAAATCATTCACCAAAATTAATTTAAGAAAGTCTTATCCATATAACTAAAATATAAATAGTCTAATTTCTTTTTAAATTATGTGGAATctccgcagcaacgcgcggggtacTCTCCTAGTTAGGAAGACAAATGTGTCACACCCTTAACATTTTTCTATATtatgataatatttttttcctCTTAATAAAATATTGCGTTTTCTACTCTAGAAGTTGTTTCTAACccgaaaatatattttattataAAAGAGCAAGTAAAAACTGTTCTACCTATAGAAAAACACTATCCGTAAAAGACAACTAGTGTCATGTAAGAGTGGCAACATTCCTAGTTTATTAATTGTACAATATCATTATTTGTACAATATTCCTATTCCTATCCTGTCATGTTAGTCCTTATTTTGCTTTTTGCCTCATAACGATGTATATCTTTTTAGTTTGTATACCTTTTGTTTTTGGTTGGAGCTTTTCTATGGACTTAACACCACTATGTGCCTCTACTGTCTTTGTGCTTTGCGGATAATAAAcacacacttagccaaatttgtcCAATAAAGTTGACAAAGTGCGACAATTCTAACACAGGAAAGTATTTTGCAACCTAATCTTTAACCCTATTACAATATAAAAATTCTCGATAAATTATAGAATCAAAAGAGAGTGCTAGAAAGACTCAAATTGTTCATGAGATATTGAAGTGTCTCTTGTTAGAGCATGAATTTTTTAATGAATTCATACCATTTATTATTGATGATAACAGTGTTCCTAATTTATGGCAACTATTGTTTCATGTTTAAcaacacaaaaaaaattaatattCACTTGAGAAATTGTTATAAAGAgaaaattatttttattttagaaaaatattattatcaCTTATTGGTTTGTGAAATTGATATATGTTCTCGTGAAAATGGCTTTTAGCtttaatagaaaaatatttaaccttaataaaatataaaaaagttTCATTTACTTGTTTACAATATActttatactccctccgttccaaattataagtcattccaagaatattggagagtcaaagcattttcaagtttgacaaaaaatatagagagaaatataaagatttatgtcataaaataggtacactaagaaaatataactaacaaagaatataatgatacttggttggtactaaaaatgttattattttgctatataaatttggtcaaacttaaaaaactttaactctccaagattcttggaatgacttataatttgggacggagggagtatttactAGCCACTGATAGAGAGaatagatatgaattttctgcTATGTTatttaaaacaaatattttattaGCCAATAGTGTCAATGAAGAGAATAGGCATATGAAATCAAcaagaataaataaaatattaaatgggagagaaaaaataaaaaaacacaaaTCCCCGTCCGTTTTCTTTTTCCGCCGTCTTGCTTCCCCTTCCGTCCgcttccctcctcctcctcccctcctCCTGTCTCTCTCTCGCTACCCTCTCGCTCCCAGAAGACTGTTGGGCCACCGCCGCGCTAGGCCAGGTGCTGAGGCTTTCCTTGGtttcttcgccggcgacgagcacccacCAGGTACTTCCACCCCTTCCCTttccttcccttcccttcccttatGCTGTGCGAAGCTGAGCACCAAAACCCTAACCTAAAGCTATTTAGCAATTTGACAATCCTCCTAACTTCGAAGTTTTTGCAAAATTGTTGGGTGTGCAGGTGTACACCCATGTCCCTTTACTGGATCCGCCCCTGTAGGTGCTGATATACTGAAATCAACATATGATGGTGCGCAAGAGATTGGTTTATAGATCCCGTGGCCGTCGAATTCCAACTATGCCACGTGTTCCAAACTCAGCTCGGGTACATGTTCTTTTGATTAGGTGTTTTTCTTTAACCACAATTTGCCCATTGAATCCATATTAACAATCAATTGTAATGCAGGGAAAACGCTCTACCAGAAGAAACAAAGATGAGAATGATATGTGTGCATTTGATTTGCTCGCAACTGTAGCAGGAAACTTATTAGCAGATCAGGACAATTCATCGAATGTTCCTAATACCAATGCAGCAAAAGCTAAAAAAAGGAAATCATTTAAGGAAGAACACTTCGACGAAATTCTGCCTCTAAAAGATGTGGCTATGGAGAAAGATGTGGGTTCTGGGAGTGTCAGTGCCTTTCCTAGGCAAGCTAACAACTGCTTGGCAGAAAACTCGTCGACAAGAAATGAAGCTGAATCAATATTAGAGTCACTAACAATGAAATCAGATATGTTAGCAAAAATTCCTGAGTGTGGATCTCATGGAATACACCATCCAGGACCCTCCAGTTCAGTAGAGCCTGAACAAGTGCAGAAAGCTGAACCTAAAGTGATCAGAAGACAAGCAGATGGGCATGCTGTGGCTTACGATATATTTGACTCCGTGGATGTGAATGGCAAACCACCGGCTTTGGTTAGTTCTGACAGTAGCTCATGTGTTCCTCTGAGCAGCCATGACAAGGAACATCAAACCTCTTCCTTGTATCAGGGTGAAGTGCAGTATGCTGCAGATAGAGATGATGATGAAAATTCTTCTGGGTGCACGCATCCAAGCACCATAGAAAATAAGGGTTGCAAACCACAATATCTAGGTAACCATAGGATAAGGAAATTGCTTGCCTCGAAGGTAAGGAAGGCAGCACGTAATAAGATTTGTGGAGGGATTCCGTCAAAAAAGATCTATGGAGGGTTGTCAAACAAAGGTATGCCAATCCCACAGTGTTAATGTTTATTTTATCTACACTACTAAATGATCCATAGCTGCCATAAAGACAACCATGTTTCCATTTGCTTCTCTCTACTTTCATGGTTACTAGCCAATCCAGGAGTTGGACTAATCAAGGGCTTCCGATTGTATTAATCAACTAGGTAGCAAGCTAAACTTATGTGGGAAAAAGATATCCACCACACGTCAAAAGGTGCAAAGGACGATTTTCAAGAAGAAAAAGCTAGCACATCATACAACATCTTTTGCTAAAGAGATGCTAACTGAAGGTATTTTGTACTGTCAAATCACATTACCTGGTTATTTGATGTCCTTAGTTTTTTAGGATTATGCAGACACAAAGTTGTTATATCGCACTGAGTCAGTCAAACCCAATCTTCCACATGCCATTGATGGCCTTAGTCCTTGTTTTAATTCTCTTACTAAAAGAAAATGTTGCTTGCCGTTTCAGCTAGCAGGACATCGTTTGCTACTGGAGGTCAAAATAAATCGTGTGAATCTGAGAACTACCACGGTATTCTTGGATACTGTAGTGTTATGTTCGTTGCTGTTGAATCATTGCTTATCATTTTTGTTTTCCTCTTTTCAGTTAAGCTAAGAATCAAATCATTCAACATCCCAGAATTGTTCATTAAGGTCCCAGAAAATGCAACTATTGGATCACTGAAGGTAAACACTACATGGGCATACACAAGTTATTGATAAGCAATCATGCATTCATTTGGCATCCCAATCTTTTTGGTGTTTCTGCTGTTTATTTACTATACAGTATCATTGAGAAATCTGCAAGGCTGCAAGAGCGCACTTAACTTGATGGATTTATCTTTTCGTTCTTGAGAGAAGGTATGCAGCGTAAGATTATAGATTTATTTGGGGTTACATGATACATGTACATATATAGGTAGAGATAGGGGTGGCTTATGGAAACAGAACCGACCTCGGTATCTCTACCATATACAACTCAATCTACATCCTTGTTGGACAAGAAATCCAACACAGGGCAGCTACAAGGGCTGGCCTCAAGGCCCAGGCCAAGACCCGCCATATACGGATATGGCTGTCTAACACACCCCCGCATTCGAAACACCGGTGCTGCGGATGTTGAGGCTGTGTCTGAATTCCTGAAAAACCGAAGAAGGCAAGCCTTTGGTGAATATATCAGCATACTGCAAGGATGTGGGCAGATGCAGAACTCGAACATCACCAACAGCAACACGATCACAGACGAATTGGAGATCGATCTCAATATGCTTGATGCGCTGATGTTGGACTGGATTGC
Protein-coding sequences here:
- the LOC8073576 gene encoding telomere-binding protein 1, which gives rise to MMVRKRLVYRSRGRRIPTMPRVPNSARGKRSTRRNKDENDMCAFDLLATVAGNLLADQDNSSNVPNTNAAKAKKRKSFKEEHFDEILPLKDVAMEKDVGSGSVSAFPRQANNCLAENSSTRNEAESILESLTMKSDMLAKIPECGSHGIHHPGPSSSVEPEQVQKAEPKVIRRQADGHAVAYDIFDSVDVNGKPPALVSSDSSSCVPLSSHDKEHQTSSLYQGEVQYAADRDDDENSSGCTHPSTIENKGCKPQYLGNHRIRKLLASKVRKAARNKICGGIPSKKIYGGLSNKGSKLNLCGKKISTTRQKVQRTIFKKKKLAHHTTSFAKEMLTEASRTSFATGGQNKSCESENYHVKLRIKSFNIPELFIKVPENATIGSLKRTVMDVVNSIMEGGLRVGVLLQGKDIQDDNKTLRQAGICHDKKLNNIDFTLQCERERESPSGVIIPEQMDFLTADMVEPLARMKCEEPFPEADVGDDNQHSKAPYRSRSLSDLYSVQCPVEMASQDTSASSQAIIPVSPAPSDIGALAIVPLCKSKRSEIGQRRIRRPFTVGEVEALVGAVEQLGTGRWRAVKTLAFDNIEHRTYVDLKDKWKTLVHTASISPQQRRGQPVPQELLDRVLAAQAYWSQHLQDKPRGKARLLPEICFP